CCCTCACGTAACTCTCGCCACGGCTCCAATCTGGCCCGTAGTCCAGTTTCTGACCGGTGTTCAGGACCGCGTTGGTTTCCATTCCCTGTGGGCTTGAGACAGCAACTCGTCGCATTCCAGAAGCCGTCCGGGAATGACTGTTGCTCACGGAACGAGGTTCTCTCGTTCCCTCGAATCGTGATAAGTCGTGAGAAGCGCCCATCATGGGAGTTCACTCCCATTTACACTAGCGATAACGTTTCTTATAGGCTCGTCGAGAGTGCAAGTCTGTCACAATATCGCTCTCAATTACGAGATCATGGACTGTAGACCCCCAATATCCCAACGGCGGTCGGGATTCCACGTTAGTCACGTCGTAAGAAATATCAGGCAATCGAACTTTCCTTATCTCTTGCAGCCGTCAGGTGCTCTTGCCCCCATTTGGCCATCTCCTGAATCACTGGCTCCAGCGATTTCCCGTGTTCGGTCAACGAATACTCGACTCGGACCGGTTTTTCGCTGATGATCGACCGCTCGATCAGCTGTTTTGCTTCGAGGTCCTCAAGTGAGTCTGAGAGCACTTTGCTCGAGATCCCGCCGACTTCTTCTTTCAGTGCGTTGAAACCAAGTGGTCCGTTGGCAAGCAACCGATGGAGAATGACGGTGTGCCACTTCTTGCCGATTAACGTCGCTGTGGAGGTAACGGGACACCAGTCTTCGCCTGCACACCACACTTCCAGTTGCTCAGTCGACTCGCTCATATCTGAACAATAGTGCTGGAACAGTATATAGTTACGTGTTGTAACCAAGTTACTAGTCAGTACTATCTTTTGTCGGTCGATACATCCTGCTCACGGTACGTTCCCTGAGTGAGTGTGATACGATACAAACACACTCATACGCTACTCGCCCTAGCCGGTAGTATAGTCTCGAGCAACGAGCGCATACGCC
Above is a window of Natrinema sp. HArc-T2 DNA encoding:
- a CDS encoding helix-turn-helix domain-containing protein — encoded protein: MSESTEQLEVWCAGEDWCPVTSTATLIGKKWHTVILHRLLANGPLGFNALKEEVGGISSKVLSDSLEDLEAKQLIERSIISEKPVRVEYSLTEHGKSLEPVIQEMAKWGQEHLTAARDKESSIA